Proteins encoded in a region of the Panicum hallii strain FIL2 chromosome 3, PHallii_v3.1, whole genome shotgun sequence genome:
- the LOC112884777 gene encoding uncharacterized protein LOC112884777 translates to MVNTAVSLGGGRAGGVLPLASLNHISIVCRSVEESLRFYTDVLGFVPIRRPGSFDFDGAWLFNYGIGIHLLQSEDPGSLPEKREINPKDNHISFQCESMTAVERRLKELGIPYVQRCVEEGGINVDQIFFHDPDGFMIEICNCDNLPVIPLAGAPVLGACKRVAAAVKQQHQQQQGGAVPPAPAAAAQCVPSAAAAQAIRVGEEAHISCA, encoded by the exons ATGGTGAACACGGCGGTGAGCctcggcggcggcagggcgggCGGTGTGCTGCCTCTGGCGTCGCTGAACCACATCAGCATCGTGTGCCGGTCGGTGGAGGAGTCGCTGCGCTTCTACACCGACGTGCTGGGCTTCGTCCCCATCCGCCGCCCGGGATCCTTTGACTTCGACGGCGCATG GTTGTTCAATTACGGGATCGGCATCCACCTTCTGCAGTCGGAGGACCCCGGCAGCCTGCCGGAGAAGAGGGAGATCAACCCCAAGGACAACCACATCTCCTTCCAG TGCGAGAGCATGAcggcggtggagcggcggcTCAAGGAGCTGGGCATCCCGTACGTGCAGCGGTGCGTGGAGGAGGGCGGCATCAACGTCGACCAGATCTTCTTCCACGACCCCGACGGCTTCATGATCGAGATCTGCAACTGCGACAACCTCCCCGTCATCCCGCTCGCCGGCGCGCCCGTCCTGGGGGCCTGCAagcgcgtcgccgccgccgtcaagcagcagcaccagcagcagcagggcgGCGCGGTGCCCCCCGCTCCGGCGGCTGCCGCGCAGTGCGTGCCGTCAgccgcggcggcgcaggccATCCGCGTCGGCGAGGAGGCGCACATCTCGTGCGCGTGA